Genomic DNA from Epinephelus moara isolate mb chromosome 24, YSFRI_EMoa_1.0, whole genome shotgun sequence:
AGCCAACATGTTGTTTCTTAATATGCACAATGAaggaatattacatacactgaaaagtctccatctgctggtgggtcGTCACGATAAGACTATGCATGTATagtatgatgttaattccactacagaagagacttgatgatcactaaactTAGTTGGGAAAAAAGTATTTATCTGTATCATTTATCAGACAAATAAGCTGTTGCATATTGGCATATCAGCAAAAAGGTGACACGCGGTGAataattatatggaaatgatcattttgttggtgaagtattactttaaatgaaacaatctgCCCTTAAATCAAAGATCTTCATGAATTTATTTTGTGCAGTACTGCTGCCAGTCGAGTTGGGCTGATTTgatcaaatgaataaatacgTCCTCAGCTATAGTTACCACACAGTAACATTGATGACTTGCCCTGCTGGGGATCAAAAAAGCTTACCTTATCTTACATTGTTTTTGAATTGACAGAGATCATCGCTGGAGTTTCAATTACTGCCAAGGAACAACACAAAGTAAATACTTTTATTGTAAATGAATGCCTTTGAATTCCACATATATGTATTTACACTGTATATGAGAGAGAgattaacatattttttcagATAAATTTAATTCAGCTGAACcatttttgatttctttttagaTATGCCGCTGGTCAGTTCCCAAATCCTTGCTGCAAACGAACAAATGTTAGACCTTTTAACAGAAGGAGACGTTGTCCTCCCAAACTCAAGGAATGCAAGAATCTGCAGTAGCTGCCTATGGCCAAAGTCAGGTGATGTGGTTGAAGTGCCATATGTCATAAATAGTGCCTTTACCAGCTCAGAGAGGACCACGATAACCAATGCTATGAGTGGCATTGACATGGCCACCTGCGTCCGCTTTGTTCCTCTTAGCAGCCAAAACGACTACATCAGCATTGTGAAAGACAATGGATGTTACTCCTATGTTGGACGAACATCTGGGGCTCAACGAGTATCTCTCAGTACAGGATGCATTAATAATGGCGTCATTCAGCATGAGCTCATTCACGTGCTCAACTTCTGGCATGAGCACAGTAGAAGTGACAGGGACGTTTACGTCAGGATCAACTTTGAAAACATCAAGGACGACAAGTATCGCCACAACTTCAACCATCGTGAAACAAACAACCTGGATGTTCCATATGACTACTCCTCTGTTGTGCATTATGGGCCAAGGGCATTCGCAGAGGAAGGAAAAGACACCATCACTCCCCTCATGTCCCCAGTGGAAATTGG
This window encodes:
- the LOC126385941 gene encoding hatching enzyme 1.2-like; translated protein: MWTFIVVFVLLTAEHRAEEYQNTLRGVLHYVSPDKHVVSQVKSLYSSVEKDRQWKIESIEFGRTLNCSWSSLYSLHDAEFGFHCPANSVLTGMHSFYNRVFGDRSWSFRCCAFQDLITFDRRETTMVNYWSEDFDWQLPGGHFVAGVRTQYRNEDGDHRWSFNYCQGTTQNMPLVSSQILAANEQMLDLLTEGDVVLPNSRNARICSSCLWPKSGDVVEVPYVINSAFTSSERTTITNAMSGIDMATCVRFVPLSSQNDYISIVKDNGCYSYVGRTSGAQRVSLSTGCINNGVIQHELIHVLNFWHEHSRSDRDVYVRINFENIKDDKYRHNFNHRETNNLDVPYDYSSVVHYGPRAFAEEGKDTITPLMSPVEIGQRIGMSDSDILKINKLYQCNNYLHRFGDWDNQLLGTMTRQCPFGQAVSEISR